In Terriglobia bacterium, one genomic interval encodes:
- a CDS encoding VOC family protein, whose amino-acid sequence MVPVRDLFESHLTVTDLQRSMTFYGQVLELELAEVFWERKVAFYWIGGGGNAMLGLWEAGTGPQKLSLHIAFKSDLGDLLDAPARLRAVGVVPLDFDGAPTEEPVVLCWMPAASLYFRDPDENLLELLSMLPETPRPELGIISWSGWRAHLIDGRPS is encoded by the coding sequence GTGGTTCCTGTTCGCGATCTCTTTGAATCCCATCTGACGGTTACAGACCTGCAACGCTCGATGACTTTCTATGGCCAGGTCCTGGAACTCGAGCTGGCCGAGGTATTTTGGGAGCGCAAAGTCGCGTTCTACTGGATTGGCGGAGGCGGCAACGCGATGCTCGGCCTGTGGGAGGCCGGGACCGGCCCCCAGAAGCTGAGTCTGCATATTGCCTTCAAGTCAGATCTCGGAGATCTGCTGGACGCGCCAGCGCGTCTTCGCGCCGTCGGTGTCGTCCCGCTCGATTTTGACGGCGCCCCAACCGAGGAACCCGTTGTGCTCTGCTGGATGCCGGCCGCGTCACTCTACTTCCGAGATCCGGATGAAAACCTGCTCGAGCTGCTATCGATGCTGCCTGAGACCCCTCGGCCGGAATTGGGAATTATCAGTTGGAGCGGCTGGAGGGCCCACCTTATTGACGGGCGACCCTCGTGA
- a CDS encoding anti-sigma factor: MNCEEMGRLGHAFLDGELDLVRSMEIESHLESCAGCLLTFQKQQSLRSLVRGSSLYYKAPDNLAHRIRVGLREAHEASTKPKTGAVRTWRPRQTRWGRFPTWATAAAALAALVVIISILAPRWSRPPQQDSLAEEVVSSHIRSLMPNHLTDVVSSDQHTVKPWFDGRLDFSPSVIDLAREGFPLAGGRLDYLGGRAVAALVYERGKHLINVFTWPDGASSTDSGALVKASARQGYNVYHWTKSGMDYWVVSDLNAEELKNFARLLRNAN; encoded by the coding sequence ATGAACTGTGAGGAGATGGGACGTCTGGGCCATGCATTTCTGGACGGTGAACTCGACCTTGTCCGCAGCATGGAAATCGAGAGCCATTTGGAGAGCTGCGCGGGCTGCCTGCTGACGTTCCAGAAACAACAGTCGCTCCGATCGTTGGTGCGCGGCAGCTCGCTGTACTACAAGGCTCCAGATAACCTTGCGCATCGAATAAGGGTTGGCCTGCGCGAGGCACACGAGGCTTCCACTAAGCCGAAAACCGGCGCCGTAAGAACATGGCGTCCACGCCAGACTCGATGGGGCCGCTTTCCAACCTGGGCCACCGCGGCGGCAGCGCTTGCGGCACTGGTCGTTATCATCTCAATTCTGGCGCCGAGGTGGTCACGGCCCCCACAACAGGATTCTCTGGCGGAGGAAGTGGTTTCCAGCCATATTCGCTCGCTGATGCCCAACCACCTCACAGACGTTGTGTCTTCCGATCAGCACACCGTGAAACCATGGTTTGACGGAAGGCTTGACTTTTCGCCTTCGGTCATCGATCTGGCCCGCGAGGGGTTCCCGCTTGCCGGCGGGCGGCTCGATTATCTGGGGGGGCGGGCGGTAGCGGCGCTCGTGTATGAGCGGGGCAAACATCTGATCAACGTCTTCACCTGGCCGGACGGCGCTTCCTCCACCGACTCCGGCGCCCTTGTGAAGGCATCGGCACGCCAGGGCTATAACGTCTACCACTGGACCAAGTCGGGCATGGACTATTGGGTCGTGTCCGACCTTAACGCAGAGGAGTTAAAGAACTTTGCCCGGCTGCTGCGAAATGCTAATTGA
- a CDS encoding sigma-70 family RNA polymerase sigma factor produces MSEQDKAAQFEQAVLPHLDAAHNLARWLIRQPEDAEDMVQESYMRAFTSFEGFRGGNGRAWILTIVRNTCYTWLQRGRSSEMTTEFDEETHSPETNANPEALLLGEANRELLAKALEELPLEFRETLVLRELEGLSYKEIADVTGVPLGTVMSRLARARNMLERTLAGGTNKELLR; encoded by the coding sequence TTGAGTGAGCAGGACAAGGCGGCGCAGTTCGAGCAGGCCGTGCTGCCTCACCTGGACGCAGCGCACAACCTTGCTCGCTGGCTCATCCGTCAGCCGGAAGACGCCGAGGACATGGTGCAGGAATCATACATGCGGGCCTTCACCTCGTTTGAAGGTTTCCGTGGAGGCAACGGCCGGGCCTGGATTCTCACGATCGTGCGCAACACCTGCTACACATGGCTTCAGCGGGGCCGGTCGAGTGAAATGACAACCGAATTTGATGAGGAGACCCACAGCCCGGAGACAAACGCCAACCCGGAAGCTCTGCTGCTGGGTGAAGCCAACCGCGAGCTGCTGGCCAAAGCATTAGAGGAACTCCCGCTGGAGTTTCGCGAAACGCTGGTCCTGCGTGAGCTTGAAGGACTGAGCTACAAGGAGATTGCCGACGTTACTGGAGTTCCGCTGGGCACGGTGATGTCACGCCTGGCGCGCGCACGTAACATGCTGGAGAGGACTTTGGCCGGCGGAACAAATAAGGAGCTCCTTCGATGA
- a CDS encoding sigma 54-interacting transcriptional regulator, which yields MDSFQKVSLAEAQSHGLDAVLQKIVRSLADNPDIALTRVWLIGTGDVCTSCPMRSVCPDQTRCLHLVASAGKPLKEQVRGDAEQEEWSRINGHFRRIPLNAPLKVSRVATTGDPVHIRTQEEEGAQLWISRQEWVKAQKIRSFAGLPVVFQEEVLGVLAVFSRVDLTERELGWLQGFAERAAEAISKAQATGQVMALRTSVAALEERWRSVFERSAIGVAFSDAKGRFLDVNPAYQKILGYSEEELQKLSFYDITPEEFRESNRALAADLWAGRLEQYQFEKPYCRKDGSLVWVLLHASLVPGTGSAPKFAMALCEDITERKDAEESLKKSEERRRTLLEINNAIITKLNQNELFRAICEALKRVVPYGRVALILRDPGTDVLRIAALEGPFQGKNFAVGHEVGPDSISRWIVEHRRPFLRRDLEAEWEYPTERRLLDSGIRSLCALPLIAREEPSGVLFLVSPTTGEYSEDDIFFLQEVANQVALAVGNMRAYEEIGDLNKQVASTADHLRTLLEINNAIVTNLSQEALLRSISESLRGGIPFHRAALTIYQPGRNVFRFVAIEGSSVSNYFQPKLEISPANSSVGWVFHHQRPILRQDLEREQQYDNEQRLAAEGMRSHCVVPLIVRGKSIGTLNVAHALPGQYSQKNAEFLQEVANQVALAVENMQAYEEIAELKARLEKENIYLQEEIRTEHNFEEIVGNSNALLKVLRAVEQVAPTDSTVLIHGETGTGKELIAHAIHNRSLRKERPLVRVDCSSIPAGLIESELFGHMKGAFTGASERRTGRFEIADGGTIFLDEIGELPLEMQVKLLRVLQERDFEPVGSSRSLRVDVRVIAATNRNLQNAVDAGRFRSDLFYRLNVFPLELPPLRNRQTDIPHLVNFYLSRYSKKFGKQVDTVSQETLDGLMSYAWPGNVRELQNVIERAVILSPGPNLLLNQELLPRLFFSNGQELETAAEGQLSLRQGPAELTTLDELERKHILAALQETGGVIEGSKGAARILGLHPNTLRHRMQRLGVRRPGHRQQ from the coding sequence GTGGATTCCTTCCAAAAAGTCTCTCTCGCCGAGGCGCAGTCACACGGCCTGGATGCGGTCCTCCAGAAGATCGTGCGGAGTCTCGCAGACAATCCTGACATCGCGCTAACGCGCGTCTGGCTGATCGGGACCGGCGACGTCTGCACATCGTGTCCCATGCGGAGCGTGTGCCCGGACCAAACGCGCTGCCTGCATCTGGTGGCCAGCGCTGGCAAACCTCTGAAGGAGCAGGTCAGGGGAGATGCCGAGCAGGAAGAGTGGTCCCGCATTAACGGTCACTTTCGTCGAATCCCGTTGAACGCTCCTCTCAAAGTGTCCCGCGTTGCAACGACGGGTGACCCTGTCCACATCCGGACACAGGAGGAAGAAGGTGCTCAGCTTTGGATTTCACGCCAGGAGTGGGTGAAGGCACAAAAGATCAGGAGCTTTGCGGGCCTGCCCGTGGTGTTCCAGGAAGAAGTGCTTGGAGTGCTGGCTGTTTTCAGCCGGGTTGACTTGACCGAGCGGGAGTTGGGATGGCTGCAGGGTTTTGCCGAACGTGCAGCAGAGGCAATATCGAAAGCACAGGCGACGGGCCAGGTGATGGCCTTACGGACGAGCGTCGCAGCGCTGGAAGAGCGTTGGCGGTCGGTGTTCGAGAGGTCGGCCATCGGTGTGGCTTTCAGCGACGCGAAAGGCCGGTTTTTGGACGTCAATCCTGCCTATCAGAAGATTCTGGGCTATTCGGAGGAGGAACTTCAAAAGCTCTCGTTTTACGACATCACCCCGGAAGAATTCCGCGAATCCAACCGGGCGCTGGCAGCGGACTTGTGGGCCGGGAGATTGGAGCAATACCAGTTCGAAAAACCCTATTGCCGTAAGGATGGCAGTCTGGTCTGGGTCCTGCTGCACGCCTCGCTCGTGCCGGGCACGGGGAGCGCACCTAAATTTGCGATGGCCCTTTGTGAGGACATCACCGAGCGTAAAGATGCCGAAGAATCTCTCAAGAAAAGCGAAGAACGCCGGCGAACGCTGCTCGAGATCAACAATGCTATTATCACCAAGCTCAACCAGAACGAACTCTTCCGTGCTATCTGCGAAGCCTTGAAACGCGTGGTTCCTTACGGCCGAGTTGCCCTGATCCTCCGCGATCCCGGCACCGATGTTCTGCGAATTGCCGCCTTGGAGGGGCCTTTTCAGGGAAAGAATTTCGCTGTTGGGCATGAAGTTGGACCCGACAGCATCTCCAGATGGATCGTTGAACACCGCCGGCCCTTCCTGCGGCGGGACCTCGAGGCTGAATGGGAATATCCGACGGAGCGCCGTCTCCTGGACAGCGGCATCCGGTCGCTTTGTGCTCTGCCTCTGATCGCCCGGGAAGAGCCAAGCGGGGTTCTGTTCCTGGTCAGTCCCACAACCGGCGAATACTCGGAAGATGATATCTTTTTCCTGCAGGAAGTCGCTAACCAGGTCGCGCTGGCGGTCGGGAACATGAGGGCCTATGAGGAGATCGGCGATCTCAACAAACAGGTCGCCAGCACGGCTGACCACCTTCGAACGCTGCTCGAAATCAACAACGCAATCGTTACGAACCTGTCGCAAGAGGCGCTTCTGCGGTCGATCTCCGAGTCGCTCCGGGGCGGGATCCCGTTCCATCGCGCGGCTTTGACCATCTATCAGCCGGGCAGAAACGTTTTTCGATTCGTGGCGATTGAGGGCAGCTCTGTTTCAAATTATTTTCAGCCCAAGCTTGAGATCAGTCCTGCAAACAGCAGTGTGGGCTGGGTATTTCATCATCAGCGGCCCATTCTCCGCCAGGACCTGGAAAGAGAACAGCAATACGACAATGAACAACGCTTGGCCGCGGAAGGCATGCGGTCACACTGCGTAGTCCCGCTGATTGTGCGGGGGAAGAGTATCGGCACCCTCAATGTCGCGCACGCCCTCCCCGGTCAGTATTCGCAGAAAAATGCGGAATTTCTGCAGGAAGTGGCCAATCAGGTGGCGCTTGCTGTGGAGAACATGCAGGCCTATGAAGAGATCGCGGAGCTGAAGGCAAGGCTCGAGAAGGAAAACATCTATCTGCAGGAGGAAATCCGCACAGAGCACAATTTTGAGGAAATTGTAGGGAACAGTAACGCTCTGCTGAAGGTGCTTCGAGCGGTCGAGCAGGTCGCCCCGACCGATTCCACAGTGCTCATTCATGGCGAAACGGGAACGGGCAAGGAACTGATCGCCCACGCCATCCACAATCGCAGCTTGCGCAAGGAACGCCCTCTGGTCAGAGTCGATTGCAGTTCCATCCCCGCAGGCCTGATTGAAAGTGAGCTGTTCGGCCACATGAAAGGCGCCTTCACGGGTGCGTCTGAACGCCGCACCGGGCGATTCGAAATTGCTGACGGCGGCACTATTTTTCTTGACGAGATTGGCGAACTGCCCCTGGAAATGCAAGTGAAGCTGTTGAGGGTCCTGCAGGAACGCGACTTCGAGCCTGTGGGCAGCAGCCGCTCCCTTCGCGTTGATGTCAGGGTCATCGCCGCCACCAATCGCAATTTGCAGAACGCGGTGGATGCGGGCCGGTTCCGCTCTGACCTGTTTTACCGCCTCAATGTGTTCCCGCTTGAATTGCCCCCGCTGAGAAATCGCCAGACCGACATTCCCCACCTTGTAAACTTCTATCTTTCGCGGTATTCGAAAAAATTCGGCAAGCAAGTAGATACTGTTTCGCAGGAAACGTTGGACGGGTTGATGAGCTACGCCTGGCCGGGGAACGTTCGAGAGTTGCAGAACGTGATTGAGAGGGCCGTGATTCTGTCGCCAGGCCCAAACCTGCTGCTCAACCAGGAGCTGTTGCCTCGCCTCTTTTTCAGCAACGGACAAGAACTCGAAACGGCCGCGGAAGGGCAATTGTCTTTACGCCAAGGACCCGCCGAGCTCACAACCTTGGACGAGTTAGAACGAAAGCACATCCTTGCGGCCCTGCAGGAGACCGGCGGAGTGATTGAGGGATCAAAAGGTGCCGCTCGAATTCTTGGTCTCCACCCAAATACTCTCCGCCACCGGATGCAGAGGCTCGGTGTCAGGCGTCCTGGCCACCGCCAGCAGTAG
- a CDS encoding metallophosphoesterase produces the protein MAWAGTGLLCVVKGGVLNSYSLSQLAQDPDGKAMESIKGELSFAQISDSHMGFSKPANSDVVATLQAAIDKINALQTPPAFLLHTGDISHLSKAQEFDTVDQLLKGARASRVFYVPGEHDVLTDNGKYYRDRYGRETSGSGWYSFEHSGVHFIGLVNVLDLKAGGLGTLGPDQLAWLKQDVGGLSSSTPIVVFAHIPLWSIYPDWGWATEDSAQALSYLKRFGSVTVLNGHIHQTMQKVEGNITFHTAASTAFPQPHPGEAPSPGPMKVPAEQLRSLLGLTSVQYVQGRQTLAIVDASLN, from the coding sequence ATGGCCTGGGCTGGCACTGGGCTACTCTGCGTCGTCAAAGGCGGGGTTTTAAACTCCTACAGCTTGAGCCAGCTCGCTCAGGACCCGGATGGAAAGGCCATGGAAAGCATTAAGGGGGAACTGAGCTTCGCCCAGATATCCGACAGCCACATGGGCTTCAGTAAGCCCGCCAATTCAGACGTAGTAGCCACCCTGCAGGCTGCGATTGACAAAATCAATGCACTGCAAACCCCGCCGGCTTTCCTGCTTCATACCGGCGACATCAGCCATCTTTCCAAAGCACAGGAGTTTGACACAGTCGATCAGCTCCTAAAGGGCGCCAGGGCAAGCCGGGTCTTTTATGTTCCCGGCGAACACGATGTCCTTACCGATAATGGCAAATACTACCGCGACCGGTATGGCAGGGAAACGAGCGGATCGGGCTGGTATAGCTTTGAGCATAGCGGCGTTCATTTCATCGGCCTCGTCAATGTCCTGGACCTCAAGGCCGGCGGCCTGGGGACGCTGGGACCGGACCAGCTTGCATGGCTCAAACAGGATGTGGGCGGGCTCTCGTCTAGTACTCCAATCGTGGTGTTCGCCCATATTCCGCTCTGGTCGATCTATCCCGATTGGGGTTGGGCGACGGAGGACAGCGCCCAAGCGCTTTCCTACCTCAAGCGATTCGGGTCGGTCACCGTCCTCAACGGCCATATTCACCAGACCATGCAAAAAGTGGAAGGGAACATCACCTTCCATACCGCGGCTTCCACGGCGTTTCCTCAGCCCCACCCCGGGGAAGCGCCCTCGCCCGGACCGATGAAAGTGCCCGCGGAGCAGTTGCGCAGTCTGTTGGGCCTGACGAGTGTCCAGTACGTCCAGGGCAGGCAGACACTGGCCATCGTCGATGCGTCGCTGAATTGA
- a CDS encoding MdtA/MuxA family multidrug efflux RND transporter periplasmic adaptor subunit, with protein MMEQYPPEIGERTVPPKQADAAPGRHSRARWLWWLILALLAFGVYAYTRKRGGAGPTATGGQSAAGRARGGMVIPVVGVKARKGDIGVYLTGLGTVTPIYTVTVKSRVDGQLMKVNYREGDYVREGDPLVEIDPRPFQVQLMQAEGQLAKDQAALDNAQLDLTRYQTLLTHNAVPEQQLATQKALVEQDDGAVKIDQAAIANAKLNIAYCHITAPITGRIGLRLVDPGNYVQAGSQTGLLVITQVRPISVIFTIPEDQVPAVLQKLRQGARLRVDAYSRDMSTQLATGALTTVDNQIDPTTGTLRLRATFNNANDALFPNQFVNARLLVQQKLGVTLVPSAVVQRNTDTAYVYLVKPDSTVTVKTVTVGTTEAGQSEIASGLMAGDVVVMTGVDKLQEGSKVRVHFENGTASKED; from the coding sequence ATGATGGAACAATATCCCCCCGAGATCGGTGAAAGAACCGTTCCCCCTAAGCAAGCAGATGCAGCGCCCGGGAGGCATTCGCGGGCGCGCTGGCTCTGGTGGTTAATACTTGCGCTGCTGGCTTTTGGCGTATATGCCTACACCCGCAAGCGCGGCGGCGCGGGGCCAACCGCCACCGGGGGCCAATCGGCCGCTGGGCGTGCGCGGGGCGGCATGGTCATTCCGGTAGTGGGGGTGAAGGCGCGAAAGGGCGACATTGGCGTTTACCTTACCGGCCTGGGCACGGTGACGCCAATTTACACCGTGACCGTCAAAAGCCGTGTGGACGGGCAATTGATGAAGGTCAATTATCGCGAGGGTGACTACGTTCGCGAGGGTGATCCGCTGGTTGAAATTGATCCCAGGCCTTTTCAAGTCCAATTGATGCAGGCGGAAGGCCAATTGGCCAAGGACCAGGCTGCTTTGGACAACGCGCAGCTCGACCTCACACGCTACCAGACCCTGCTGACGCACAACGCGGTTCCAGAGCAACAGCTCGCCACTCAAAAGGCCTTGGTGGAGCAGGACGACGGTGCGGTGAAGATCGACCAGGCGGCCATTGCAAACGCCAAGCTGAACATTGCGTATTGCCACATCACGGCGCCCATCACGGGGCGGATCGGTTTACGCCTGGTTGATCCTGGAAACTATGTTCAAGCCGGGTCCCAAACCGGACTGCTGGTTATCACTCAGGTCAGGCCCATCAGCGTGATATTTACCATACCGGAGGACCAGGTTCCTGCCGTGCTGCAGAAATTGCGACAGGGGGCACGCTTGCGGGTGGATGCCTACAGCCGCGACATGAGCACGCAGCTTGCCACCGGCGCACTGACGACGGTTGATAACCAGATCGATCCAACGACCGGCACTCTGAGGTTGCGTGCGACCTTCAACAACGCGAATGATGCTCTGTTTCCAAACCAGTTTGTAAACGCCAGGCTGCTGGTGCAGCAGAAACTCGGTGTGACTCTGGTTCCCAGTGCCGTGGTGCAACGCAACACTGACACGGCTTACGTCTACCTGGTGAAACCGGATTCAACTGTCACGGTTAAAACGGTGACCGTGGGAACGACGGAAGCGGGCCAGTCGGAAATTGCGTCGGGGCTGATGGCGGGCGACGTTGTCGTTATGACCGGCGTAGACAAGCTTCAGGAAGGCAGCAAGGTCCGAGTTCATTTCGAAAACGGGACGGCCTCCAAGGAAGACTAG
- a CDS encoding cupredoxin family copper-binding protein, with product MKKILWNFRKLRAVTLALLILTGATALRPALYGESNPGSTLVNIDNFSFGSGTLTVPAGTTVTWINRDDVPHTVVSTDKVFASSVLDTGDKFSYTFTKPGTYSYYCSVHPKMTAKVVVR from the coding sequence ATGAAAAAGATACTTTGGAATTTCAGAAAGCTCAGAGCCGTCACATTGGCGCTTCTTATTCTGACGGGCGCGACCGCCTTGAGGCCAGCTTTGTACGGAGAAAGCAATCCAGGCAGCACACTGGTGAATATTGACAACTTCAGTTTCGGCTCGGGGACGCTGACGGTCCCTGCCGGAACCACTGTCACCTGGATCAATAGAGATGACGTACCGCATACGGTTGTCAGCACAGACAAGGTGTTTGCCTCGTCGGTGCTGGACACCGGCGATAAGTTCTCGTACACCTTCACCAAGCCTGGCACATACTCTTACTATTGTTCAGTCCACCCGAAGATGACCGCTAAAGTTGTGGTCAGATAA